From the Deltaproteobacteria bacterium genome, the window TGTCGATCACTTTCAGTGTGAGTGCGTCCGCGTCGACGCCTTTCACGGGTTCGAACTCCAACGTGGTGGCGACGTTGCGCGGGTCGACGCGGGGGATTTTCTCGATGTAGCGGATGACGAGGTTGTAGGTTTCTTCCAAGAATGCCGGGTCGCTGCGTTTGAAATATTTTTGCAGCACCTTGACAGTGCCGTCCTTGTCGTGGTGCATCAGCGCCACCGCTTCGATGTAGGCACGCATGGCACGCTCGACGGTGTCGGGATTCTTGCGCAAGAAGTCTTGGGTGACCGCCATGACATTCATGGAGAACGGGATGTCGAGGTCGGCGGCGTTCAACAGCGCCCGCGCTGGCGCGCGCGGCTTGACCGCAGTTACCATGCCGGCCAGCTGTTTCTGTTCGAAGGCGGCTTGCACTTCCGGGGCGCCGCCGAGGGGGCGCTGGGTGACGGTTTTTTCCATGCCGAGTTTGCGCAGAATCAGCGTCGTTACAACGTGCGCGGTGGAATTGAATCGGGTGATGCCCAGGGATTGTCCTTTGAGTTGATCGGCGCGGCTGATGTCCGGCTGGACGTAGAGCGTCATCGGCGGTTTGTTAGTCATGGC encodes:
- a CDS encoding ABC transporter substrate-binding protein, whose protein sequence is MKRIWLSMIVCGLLRSDVGAAPLRLSYSAISPTVASVWMAHETGMFKKYGLDVQLVYIASSGTNIQALLGGSLELSAPGMSGVVLAAARGAPVLAIGAMTNKPPMTLYVQPDISRADQLKGQSLGITRFNSTAHVVTTLILRKLGMEKTVTQRPLGGAPEVQAAFEQKQLAGMVTAVKPRAPARALLNAADLDIPFSMNVMAVTQDFLRKNPDTVERAMRAYIEAVALMHHDKDGTVKVLQKYFKRSDPAFLEETYNLVIRYIEKIPRVDPRNVATTLEFEPVKGVDADALTLKVIDNSIVDKLAKEGFIDRLYR